The Alicyclobacillus macrosporangiidus CPP55 genome segment TGATTTTGTGTGCCGCTTGCAGGTAGGGGGTGGCCGCTTCATTCAGAATGAAATTCTGCAGATAGACCGGCAATTCGTCCGGGGAGGACCGCATCTTCGGCGGTTTCAACGCCACCGATTCATCGCACAACGCGGTCAGGGGCACGCCAAGGGCTGCTGCCATCCGCAGGGCGTAATCGAGTGACGGATAGCGTTTCCCGCGCTCAATGGAAGAGATGTGGGGGGTCGAGATGCCTGACCGCAGGGACAGTTCCTGCTGTGACCAACGCCTGGCCAGGCGAAGTCTCCTGATCCTGTCGCCAAATCGTTCATCCATCATTCTATGCCTCCCTGGTAAGATAGAAAGAATATTTGTGTCTATAATGTAGTATTTTCCTTTTCCGTTGTAAATATCATCTGTTGAATTCTATTTAAATTTTGAATAGTGGAGGGCAGTTCATGCAAGAGATCCACGTCTCGCCAAACAATGTGCAGGAGGTGGCACGACACGCTCGCACGGCGCTGAGCCAAGCGCGTTTTTCTGTGGCGGTCACCGGTGCGGGCATCAGCCGTGCCAGCGGCCTGCCCCTTTTGCGCGAGCGGGTGGAGGGGGTACCGCTGAACGAATTTTTCCGAGCCGAATTGTGGCGCACCCGGCCCGAGGTGTATTACCGCTTATACAGGCGGCTGTTGTCGGAATGGCGCCACGCGCGCCCAAACGGGGCACATTATGCGCTGGCCCGGCGAGGTGTATGGGTGATCACACAAAACATCGACGGGCTGCATCGGGACGCGGGGACCCAGCACCTGATTGAATTGCACGGCAACCTGCGGGAACTGCGTTGCACGTCCTGTGGACACGTGTATGGCGCCGATCTGGTTTGGCGCTTTTCGGTTCCCCGTTGTCCAGGTTGTCACCACATCTTGCACCCCGGTGTCAGTTTGGAAGGGGAGGAGATCCGGCACTACAGCCTGGCGGTCGATTGGGTGGGGCGGTGCGAGGTGTTGTACGTGGTCGGAACCTCGCTTCAAATGGATCCGGTGCGGCGCCTGCCGGACTTGGCTCGCCGTCGAGGGGCCCTTGTAGTGTGGGTGAATGACGAGGCGGAACGCTTGCTGCCCCGGCTCCTCACCGGGGCAGCTTTGTCTGATGCCTGAATCCGGGGCATGTGCACGGGATGTCCCGAATCGGTGTCACCAGCGAGATTCCGGTCCGGATGTGACGAATCCGATGGCGATGAAGGCGGCCGCCATTCCCATGAAGATGGTCGCCAGCGTAGCGGCGTTGGCGGAGAAAAAGAGGGCCAGAACAGCGAAGATGGCGCACATGATGGCGATACCCGCATAATACTTGAACAAGGCACTCAGCCTCCCTGTCATGCATACCATTTCCTATCATACCATGACCTCGTGCGGCCGGCAATTCGCACCGCGGACAGGTGTTTCCTCTCTCGTTCTATTCGTTTACTAGGCGTTCCCTATTCCGTTCTCGAACAAGGTTGGTTATAATAAGGTCAGACTTTCCCATACCCTTTTTTGCCGAACGCCCCCTAATCTGGTTGGTTTACCGCAGGGGGCGTTCGTCTTGTCCCGGTTTTAGAATGCTTGGTTTCACTTCGTTTTATGTACTTCTGTACTTGGCCGGTGGGAACTGCCGGATGTGCAAGCGGGTAAAGTCCAAACTGGCGTCATACAGCGTTTCCAAGTATGATGACGGTGAGCAAACCCGCGGGAGGCGAACCGTTTGCTTCATTACGGATTGGTTCTCGAACAGAGCCGCAAGGCCAAATCCGTACGGCATCTGTACGAACAGTTACAGCACAAAGTGAACAGGAGAGAATGGATTCCGTCCATTCAAATAGACAGCCTGTTCGGGGAGAATGGCATCCGTGTGCCGCCCCAGGAGCGCTACCGGGTGCTCAATCTTCGGCTGTTGGACGAGCACCTGAGCCCTTACTTCAAGACGAATCTCAACTTGTTCCAGATGCACATGATGGACGATAAGGTGGAGGTCACCGTCTACAGAGCGCCGAAGGGTTGGTTGTTCGTATTCGAAGACGTGCCATCGGGACCGAAGCCATTCGGGCAGAACGGATACGACACGCGATGAACACGTGGAGGGCGCGGAGCTCAGCCCTGTACGGTGCGTGGCCGGCGGATTCGCGCTGCCCAGTCGATGTTTCGGAGGCATATCTCCAAGAGCATGATGAGGTAGGCGAACAGCAGGACATCCCCGACCCATGAGTTGGAGAGCGCAAAGCTGTCGTACAGTCCATGCGCGGCGGCGGGAACGATGTACGCCCACGCTCGGCTCTTTTCGTGCCAGATGGAACGAGCGAAGGCTGCACCCATGAGGATGCCGAACATGAGGTGTGCTGGCACGGCGGTTACGGCTCGCAGCAGCGCGGTCGACCAGCCTTCGCTGGTGACATAGAGGATGTTTTCCACCGCCGCAAAGCCAAGGGCGCACGCGCCGGCATACACGATGCAATCGATCGGTGCGTGTACCCAACCTTTTTGAATGGCAGCCCGTTCCACGATGGCCGCCTTGAGGAACTCTTCCACCATTCCCGCGACAAAAAAGGCGGTGACGAACAACAGCTGCCAGGACACCAGGGTGGGAGCCGATTCCGTCTGGAGCATCATGCGTTCAATGATTCCTGCCGGCAAGACGATGGCAGCGCCGCGCAGGAAGATTCCGTACACCGCACGGCGAGGTTCTGGATGGAGCCTGTCCCGAGTGTACAGCCAGCATAACAACAGAAACGCGGGCAAGAGGGCGATGACCACAATCGCGAGCAACCGAATCCCTTCTTTCCAGCGGACG includes the following:
- a CDS encoding helix-turn-helix transcriptional regulator, with the protein product MDERFGDRIRRLRLARRWSQQELSLRSGISTPHISSIERGKRYPSLDYALRMAAALGVPLTALCDESVALKPPKMRSSPDELPVYLQNFILNEAATPYLQAAHKISTLPEQDREFLTMLIDLVAQRRHNSQPTG
- a CDS encoding SIR2 family NAD-dependent protein deacylase: MQEIHVSPNNVQEVARHARTALSQARFSVAVTGAGISRASGLPLLRERVEGVPLNEFFRAELWRTRPEVYYRLYRRLLSEWRHARPNGAHYALARRGVWVITQNIDGLHRDAGTQHLIELHGNLRELRCTSCGHVYGADLVWRFSVPRCPGCHHILHPGVSLEGEEIRHYSLAVDWVGRCEVLYVVGTSLQMDPVRRLPDLARRRGALVVWVNDEAERLLPRLLTGAALSDA
- a CDS encoding PrsW family intramembrane metalloprotease, whose product is MLAIVVIALLPAFLLLCWLYTRDRLHPEPRRAVYGIFLRGAAIVLPAGIIERMMLQTESAPTLVSWQLLFVTAFFVAGMVEEFLKAAIVERAAIQKGWVHAPIDCIVYAGACALGFAAVENILYVTSEGWSTALLRAVTAVPAHLMFGILMGAAFARSIWHEKSRAWAYIVPAAAHGLYDSFALSNSWVGDVLLFAYLIMLLEICLRNIDWAARIRRPRTVQG